The DNA sequence GGATTCCATACTAGACCTACATTTACAAATTCCGCATTTTGGGACCATGGACATACTGGATCGGTTGCACAGACAATGAGTTTTCGTAATGCGCAGAATTCCAACCTTGGAACAACAggtcttcttcttggaaTTATGGGATTAAGTGCTACTTATCTTATCCATCACAACCCAATCTTGAATGATTCTGCAAATATTTATAGTGTGGAAGGTCTTCCTCCTGCGCCTAAAGGGTATGAGTATGTGAAAGTGCCGGAGAAGCCAAAATTTGACAAATTATTTGGTGGACGACTTAATTATAAAGAATTAACTCTTGGCTCGATGTTTGGATTGATTTCTGGATTGATCGTTGGGCAGTTGAGTACTGTCTTTGTGTTTATTGCCTTGGGAGCCTATTTGGCAGCTCAATATCTTCATGCTCAGGGAATTTTAACCGTTCCTGTCACgaaaatcatcaaagttGGATCGGAGGACATTGATGTTCGACAGATGGTGTTTGACCAGCCAAGCTTCAGCATTACGTACATTCTCAGCTTCTTAATCGCAGCATACAATGTTTAAAAGGCTTCTAAAGAAGATTATCATTTATTATATATAGGCACATATACTCACTTCTTCAATATCGTTATCACATCCTCATCCTGTAGTACATGCGCCAAGCCAACATACTGAGGCTGGTGCTTCACACTACTTCCGTACACCTGTGCCGTTTTGAACTCGTCAACCAAAGTGTGATGTATTTTATTGCAGAAGTCTCTGACTGTGCAATGTTGGCCACGTAAAACAACTGGATCCGAAAAATCAGGCATCTTTCCCCTAGGTTTAGTGTAAACACGAACCAAATTCAACCGATCCCACATTATACCCAAGAGCTCATCCAAATTCCACTCTTTTCCCGCTGATATAGGCACTGCATTTGGAATTCTGTATAAAAGCTCTAATTCTTCAATTGAGATGGAGTCAATCTTATTAAGCACGTAGACTGCTGGGATGTATCTCCTATTTTGGGCATTGATGACATCGATAAGGTCATCCACAGTCGCATCGCATCTAAATGATACGTTACACGAGTTCATTCTGTACTCCTGAAGCACACTTTTCACTTCATCAGTTGTGATCTTTGTGAGTGGGACTGTATTTGTGATACTGATGCCTCCACTTTCCTTTGGTTGAACAATAATATCTGGTGGATCCCTGTTCAGTCGAATTCCAAACCCTTCAAGCTCTCTTTCAATAATTTCTTTGTCCTTCAACGGCTTGTTAACATCTAGAACAATGAATATCAAGTCACACGACCTAGCCACAGCTATAACCTGCTTTCCTCGCCCTTTTCCGTCCTTTGCACCCTCGATAATGCCGGGTAAGTCAAGCATCTGTATTTTGGCACCTCTATACTTGATGAATCCCGGAACTGTAGTTAATGTGGTGAACTCATATGCTGCTATCTCTGATTCCACACCTGTAAGCTTTGTAAGAAGTGTACTTTTTCCAACCGACGGGAATCCCACGAATCCAATCGATGCGACACCTGTTTTCTTCACATCAAATCCTTCTCCACCTCCCCCAGAACTTTGGGCTGCTTCTTTAAGTAAGTCCGCTCTCAGCTTTGCAAGTCTTGCCTTCAATAAACCCAAATGCTTCTCGGTAGCCTTATTTTTCTGAGTCCTGGCCATTTC is a window from the Brettanomyces bruxellensis chromosome 2, complete sequence genome containing:
- the RBG1 gene encoding GTP-binding protein rbg1, with product MTTVQKIEDIEAEMARTQKNKATEKHLGLLKARLAKLRADLLKEAAQSSGGGGEGFDVKKTGVASIGFVGFPSVGKSTLLTKLTGVESEIAAYEFTTLTTVPGFIKYRGAKIQMLDLPGIIEGAKDGKGRGKQVIAVARSCDLIFIVLDVNKPLKDKEIIERELEGFGIRLNRDPPDIIVQPKESGGISITNTVPLTKITTDEVKSVLQEYRMNSCNVSFRCDATVDDLIDVINAQNRRYIPAVYVLNKIDSISIEELELLYRIPNAVPISAGKEWNLDELLGIMWDRLNLVRVYTKPRGKMPDFSDPVVLRGQHCTVRDFCNKIHHTLVDEFKTAQVYGSSVKHQPQYVGLAHVLQDEDVITILKK